The sequence below is a genomic window from Rhizobium sp. NXC14.
CCGAGATAGGGAATGAAGCTCGACAGGAAGGCGAAGAAGCCCCAGAGCACCGGCGCCGACAAGCCGCTCGCATAGGCGATGATGGTCATGACGACGCCAAGCCCGATGTAGATCAGCGAAGCGGTGGCGAAATAGAAGCCGAGCACCTGCTCGACGCCATTGATGACGCGGATCGCGGCCAGCCGTTGTGGGCGGGTGCGGAAGGTCATGATGATCGTCTTGCGCAGATTGACGCGGCTGGCAAGAAAGAGGAGCAGCGCGGCGAAGAAGATCAGCCCCTGGATCAGTGCCGGCGTCAGGCTTGTCGTCACCACATGCAGCACGTTACCAGTGTTTTCCAGCAGCGCGCCGATCGACATCGGCCCGCTTTCGAATGTCGCCGGCGTGATGTGCAGCCATTCGATGCGCTCCAGATAGGGCATGATGCGGCTTATCATCCGCTCGACGAAAGCCGGGGCTTCGTTGGCAAGCGTCGCCAGCGGATCGGCAAGCGAAGTGACCAGCAGAACGATGACCAAAGCGACGCTGCTTGACAGAAGGAAGGCGTTGGCAAGCCTCGGCACACCCATTTTGCTGAGATTTTCCGCGGCGAGGCCTAGGATCATGCCGACGACGACGGCAAGGGTCACCGGAATCAGGATCAGCGACATCGTATAGACGGCGGCAAGGCCGAGGATGGCGAAAATGCCGATGATCGCCCAGGCCATGCTGATGTCGAGCCCGTCCTTCTCAAGCCGATGCACCGGCGGGGACGGCAATTCCTCCGCCGTCTCCTGC
It includes:
- a CDS encoding AI-2E family transporter; its protein translation is MGIANGIRKHAKKIAIGERQTSAWAKSLQETAEELPSPPVHRLEKDGLDISMAWAIIGIFAILGLAAVYTMSLILIPVTLAVVVGMILGLAAENLSKMGVPRLANAFLLSSSVALVIVLLVTSLADPLATLANEAPAFVERMISRIMPYLERIEWLHITPATFESGPMSIGALLENTGNVLHVVTTSLTPALIQGLIFFAALLLFLASRVNLRKTIIMTFRTRPQRLAAIRVINGVEQVLGFYFATASLIYIGLGVVMTIIAYASGLSAPVLWGFFAFLSSFIPYLGITLMTLSVAIAGIITYDGFIVGLVPAAAFFTVHLVMENLIFPAVMGRRLEINPFIVFLAILFWTWMWGAVGAMLALPLSLIVMTIIEELLIEEKPQPQLPK